From the Desulfovibrio sp. JC010 genome, one window contains:
- the flgL gene encoding flagellar hook-associated protein FlgL codes for MRVSQQMLFNTYVSNMNTSLTDLVETNIQAQTQKKVNKPSDDPVGMARILDHRETLATVQQYRDNIDTAKGWLSLSDTTLTQVSTILTRAKELAEQGASGTLSADNREQISYEARQLFEQMVSLANTEYEGKSIYAGHKVEDNAFVEKLWMTTNDSNVSSRDFTIAGSSEKTILVQFLDTDDIGDADPIQYRYSKDGGNTFTTKTLAASATTLDLDGVTLDFDLGTPAVNIPVVGNDPNNTNDTSGTWLWVRPTAEYVGDDADEINVVRMSGAFPTADVSAAGAFTEDVVVRIDATTGDVDDEITYSYSSDGGVTWNEGNVKPAGAAGSSAVLALPDGTFTLDDNGGVLAVGDQFLIHPDTAAIDVQIQENEFVRINDIGKDLFGGVYQRPGDSAASVVFNGNSMLMDGSSGVTQNMFETMGNLVAFLETNNQTGVQQCLDDLNASQKHVLTKAADVGGRENRLAVADRVLSSLELNEKDRISHIEDVDVGELMTKLSQQQIVYEAVLKSSSMIMKMNLLNYV; via the coding sequence ATGAGAGTATCACAGCAAATGCTTTTTAACACATACGTGTCCAATATGAATACGTCTCTTACCGATCTGGTGGAGACCAATATTCAGGCGCAGACTCAGAAGAAGGTGAACAAGCCTTCCGATGATCCTGTTGGCATGGCCCGTATTCTGGATCACCGTGAAACTCTCGCCACTGTGCAGCAGTACCGGGATAACATTGATACAGCCAAGGGCTGGCTCTCGCTTTCCGACACCACCCTGACTCAGGTTTCCACCATCCTGACCCGTGCCAAGGAACTGGCCGAGCAGGGGGCGTCCGGAACTTTGAGTGCTGACAACAGGGAGCAGATCAGTTATGAAGCCCGCCAGCTTTTCGAACAGATGGTCTCCCTTGCCAATACAGAATACGAAGGCAAGAGCATCTACGCCGGTCACAAGGTGGAAGATAACGCCTTTGTTGAAAAGCTTTGGATGACCACCAACGATTCCAATGTCTCTTCTCGTGATTTTACCATTGCCGGCAGTTCAGAAAAAACTATCTTGGTACAGTTTCTCGATACCGATGACATTGGGGATGCTGATCCTATCCAGTACCGCTACTCCAAGGACGGCGGGAATACCTTCACTACCAAGACCCTTGCTGCCAGTGCTACCACACTGGATTTGGACGGGGTGACTCTGGATTTTGATCTCGGTACTCCTGCGGTCAATATTCCTGTGGTCGGCAATGACCCCAACAATACCAACGACACTTCCGGTACATGGCTGTGGGTAAGGCCCACTGCCGAATATGTCGGAGATGATGCGGACGAGATCAATGTTGTCCGCATGAGTGGTGCTTTCCCCACAGCTGATGTTTCTGCCGCCGGTGCCTTTACCGAGGATGTGGTGGTCAGGATTGATGCCACTACCGGTGACGTGGATGATGAAATCACTTATTCCTACAGTTCTGACGGTGGAGTGACCTGGAATGAAGGTAATGTGAAGCCAGCAGGTGCTGCAGGTTCCTCCGCAGTGCTCGCCCTTCCCGATGGAACCTTTACGCTGGATGATAACGGCGGTGTGCTGGCTGTCGGCGACCAGTTTCTGATTCATCCCGATACTGCGGCCATTGATGTTCAGATTCAGGAAAATGAATTTGTACGTATAAATGATATAGGTAAGGATCTTTTCGGCGGTGTTTACCAGAGGCCCGGTGATAGCGCGGCCAGTGTAGTTTTTAACGGTAATAGTATGCTCATGGACGGCAGTAGCGGCGTTACCCAGAACATGTTTGAAACCATGGGTAATCTCGTGGCTTTTCTGGAGACCAACAATCAGACTGGTGTCCAGCAGTGTCTTGATGATCTGAATGCTTCGCAGAAGCACGTGCTGACCAAGGCTGCCGATGTGGGCGGCAGGGAAAACAGGCTTGCTGTGGCGGACAGGGTTCTTTCCAGTCTTGAACTGAACGAGAAGGACCGTATCTCGCATATTGAAGACGTGGATGTCGGAGAACTCATGACCAAGCTCTCCCAGCAGCAGATCGTTTACGAGGCCGTGCTGAAGAGTTCATCCAT
- the flgK gene encoding flagellar hook-associated protein FlgK, with the protein MPGVNSLLNLGTGALFASQSAISVTGDNISNVNTEGYSRRNVRLEEQMSINYNPGQIGTGVRAAEIYRNFDQFVENSYNDKATMRERWDNLYNSLTSVESLFNESKGYGLNSSLTKFFNDWQDLSQRPNDAASRQQLLSDTTNLVNSLHSMENDLTRYQQQVEDYIKQDVTKANDIMARIAEINQQINTQQVDGQNNPNALYDERSTLIREISEIMDTKFIDNGKGNITLLTGAGQTLVDGDKHFSISYDGPQSTNNLDPSSTFDGKAYFDGSSEFEYTLECTSGGDTSGGATAAKYRVSLDGGTTWLKNDDGTIKEFSASGDGGPIQVGDLKIWFGTPTDSTATPANPISVGDKFSIVPKSALYWVENTSTKENITPQINFAGQDDTRRLTGGSLAGLFNFRDNAVGRYKERMDALTKEVIWQTNRIHSQGAGIKAHNSMEGTYAVAADTVALGSGSSGLPFADRLQSGNCMFYIYDSTTGALDSTNTISFDPATDTLEDVRDAIDALTGVSATIENHKLQITTDGNHEFQLGTDTSGVYAALGLNTYFEGSNASDIGVNNSVNGDIDFINAGHVNGAGEYNEGDNTNALKMKEMGMTDLEITTSFDGTTKQTLIEYYDGTVAVVGADTGTAKFNKNFQTTLASDLNDKQQAVSGVNIDEEMSNLIKYQHSYTAAAKLITTADQMLQTLLGMKN; encoded by the coding sequence TAACACTGAAGGTTACTCCCGCCGCAATGTTCGTCTCGAAGAGCAGATGAGCATCAACTACAATCCGGGCCAGATCGGCACCGGTGTACGTGCTGCTGAAATTTATCGCAATTTCGACCAGTTCGTGGAGAACAGTTACAACGATAAAGCCACCATGCGTGAGCGCTGGGATAACCTGTACAATTCTTTGACCAGTGTTGAATCCCTTTTTAACGAATCAAAAGGCTATGGGCTCAACTCCAGCCTGACCAAATTTTTCAATGACTGGCAGGATCTCAGCCAGCGTCCTAACGACGCTGCTTCCCGTCAGCAGTTGCTCAGCGATACCACCAACCTTGTCAACTCTCTGCACTCCATGGAAAACGACCTGACCCGCTATCAGCAGCAGGTTGAAGATTACATCAAGCAGGATGTGACCAAGGCCAACGATATCATGGCCCGTATCGCGGAGATCAATCAGCAGATCAACACCCAGCAGGTTGACGGCCAGAACAATCCCAACGCCCTTTATGATGAACGGTCCACCCTGATCCGGGAAATTTCCGAGATCATGGATACCAAGTTTATTGACAACGGTAAGGGCAACATCACCCTGCTTACCGGTGCCGGACAGACTCTGGTGGACGGCGATAAGCATTTCAGCATTTCCTATGACGGCCCGCAGAGCACGAATAATCTGGACCCGTCTTCAACTTTCGACGGCAAGGCCTACTTCGACGGTTCCAGCGAGTTTGAATACACTCTGGAATGTACCTCTGGCGGGGATACAAGCGGTGGTGCCACTGCAGCCAAATACAGGGTTTCCCTCGACGGCGGAACCACCTGGCTGAAGAATGATGACGGGACCATCAAGGAATTTTCCGCCAGTGGTGATGGCGGGCCTATTCAGGTTGGTGACCTGAAAATCTGGTTCGGTACTCCGACTGATTCCACTGCAACTCCCGCTAACCCCATTTCAGTTGGTGATAAGTTTTCCATCGTACCAAAGAGTGCTTTGTACTGGGTTGAGAACACCTCCACCAAGGAGAACATCACCCCGCAGATCAACTTTGCCGGGCAGGATGACACCAGAAGGCTTACCGGCGGTTCGCTTGCGGGGCTTTTCAACTTTCGCGACAACGCTGTGGGCAGATACAAAGAGCGCATGGACGCCCTGACCAAGGAAGTAATCTGGCAGACCAACCGTATCCATTCTCAGGGAGCGGGGATCAAGGCCCATAACTCCATGGAAGGGACTTACGCGGTAGCAGCCGATACCGTAGCACTGGGAAGCGGTTCTTCCGGGTTGCCTTTTGCGGACAGACTTCAGTCTGGAAATTGCATGTTTTACATTTACGATTCTACTACCGGTGCTCTTGATTCTACCAATACCATCAGCTTTGATCCGGCCACTGATACATTGGAAGATGTCCGGGATGCCATCGATGCACTGACCGGGGTTTCCGCTACAATTGAAAATCACAAGTTACAGATCACGACTGATGGCAACCATGAATTCCAGCTGGGTACCGATACTTCCGGGGTGTATGCAGCTCTCGGACTGAATACCTATTTTGAAGGTTCAAATGCCTCGGATATAGGGGTGAATAATTCCGTCAACGGGGATATTGATTTTATCAATGCAGGACACGTCAATGGTGCAGGGGAATACAATGAAGGTGACAATACCAATGCCCTGAAAATGAAAGAAATGGGTATGACCGATTTGGAAATAACCACTTCATTTGACGGAACAACCAAGCAGACTTTGATTGAATATTATGACGGTACTGTTGCAGTTGTCGGTGCTGATACCGGAACCGCCAAGTTCAACAAAAATTTCCAGACGACACTTGCATCCGATCTTAATGACAAGCAGCAGGCTGTGTCGGGTGTGAATATTGATGAAGAAATGAGTAACCTGATCAAGTACCAGCACTCATATACTGCTGCGGCAAAGCTGATCACAACCGCCGACCAGATGCTTCAGACCCTGCTGGGAATGAAGAACTAA